One part of the Anser cygnoides isolate HZ-2024a breed goose chromosome 9, Taihu_goose_T2T_genome, whole genome shotgun sequence genome encodes these proteins:
- the SLC33A1 gene encoding acetyl-coenzyme A transporter 1: MRRSHEAGRGGAGPARGVSSVRVRRRRRQQLGAPRSARAGLGRAMSAKQGGRQRRPGSHPHCLEAPALLGAGPAGGEAEALLPPPSPELGLPAAVPAPRGCRAELGSVLLLLALYVLQGVPLGLAGSVPLILQSRSASYTEQAFFSLVFWPFSLKLLWAPLVDAVYVRRFGRRKSWLVPTQYVLGLFMIGLSRRVDALLGDGQGRGPDVVALTATFFLFEFLAATQDIAVDGWALTMLSRENVGYASTCNSVGQTAGYFLGNVLFLALESPSFCNKYLRFQPQPRGIVTLSDFLFFWGAVFLITTTLVALLKKENKELTPTKEETKGITDTYKLLFSIIKMPAVLTFCLLILTAKVGFSAADAVTGLKLVEEGVPKEHLALLAVPMVPVQIILPLIISKYTAGPQPLNTFYKAMPFRLLFGLEFAFLVWWTPKVKHEGGFPVYYYVVVLLSYALHQVTLYSMYVAIMAFNAKVSDPLIGGTYMTLLNTVSNLGGNWPSTVALWLVDPLTVKECVGAQEQACGTPAAAELCTKAGGSCVTTLDGYYVESVVCVILGFAWWFLFGPKLKKLQDEGQSSWKCKRTN, encoded by the exons ATGAGGCGCAGCCACGAGGCcggaaggggcggggcggggccggcgcgcGGCGTCTCCTCAGTGAGggtgaggcggcggcggcggcagcagctcggggctccGCGCTCCGCTCGCgccgggctgggccgggccaTGTCGGCCAAGCAGGGCGGCCGGCAGCGCCGCCCCGGCAGCCACCCGCACTGCCTGGAGGCGCCGGCGCTCCTCGGGGCCGGCCCGGCGGGCGGCGAGGCCGAggcgctgctgccgcccccGTCCCCCGAGCTGGGCCTGCCGGCGGCGGTGCCGGCGCCGCGGGGGTGCCGCGCGGAGCtgggcagcgtgctgctgctgctggcgctgtACGTGCTGCAGGGCGTGCCGCTGGGGCTGGCGGGCAGCGTGCCGCTCATCCTGCAGAGCCGCAGCGCCAGCTACACCGAGCAGGCCTTCTTCAGCCTCGTCTTCTGGCCCTTCAGCCTCAAGCTGCTGTGGGCGCCGCTGGTGGACGCCGTGTACGTGCGGCGCTTCGGGCGCCGCAAGTCGTGGCTGGTGCCGACCCAGTACGTGCTGGGGCTCTTCATGATCGGCCTGTCCCGCCGGGTGGACGCGCTGCTGGGCGACGGGCAGGGCCGCGGCCCCGACGTGGTGGCCCTCACGGCCACCTTCTTCCTCTTCGAGTTCCTGGCGGCCACGCAGGACATCGCGGTGGACGGCTGGGCGCTCACCATGCTGTCCCGGGAGAACGTGGGCTACGCCTCCACCTGCAACTCGGTGGGCCAGACGGCCGGCTACTTCCTGGGCAACGTCCTCTTCCTCGCCCTCGAGTCGCCCTCCTTCTGCAACAAGTACCTGCgcttccagccccagccccggggcatCGTCACCCTCTCAG atttcctgtttttctgggGAGCTGTCTTCTTGATTACCACTACGCTTGTTGCCctcctgaaaaaggaaaacaaagaattaacACCAACAAAGGAAGAGACCAAAGGCATCACCGATACATACAAGCTGCTCTTCTCAATAATCAAGATGCCAGCAGTTCTCACGTTCTGTCTCCTGATTCTCACAGCAAAA GTTGGATTTTCAGCAGCAGATGCTGTAACGGGACTCAAACTGGTGGAAGAAGGAGTACCTAAAGAGCATTTAGCTCTGCTGGCAGTTCCAATGGTTCCTGTACAGATCATATTGCCTCTGATTATCAGCAAATACACAGCAGGCCCCCAGCCGCTGAACACCTTCTACAAAGCTATGCCTTttag GTTACTGTTTGGACTAGAATTTGCTTTTTTGGTATGGTGGACTCCTAAAGTAAAACACGAAGGAGGATTTCCTGTCTACTACTATGTCGTAGTATTGTTGAGTTATGCTTTACATCAG GTCACGCTGTATAGCATGTACGTTGCAATAATGGCGTTCAACGCCAAGGTTAGCGATCCGCTGATCGGAGGAACCTACATGACACTCCTAAATACCGTGTCGAACCTGGGAGGGAACTGGCCATCCACGGTTGCGCTCTGGCTCGTTGACCCGCTCACGGTGAAAGAGTGCGTAGGGGCCCAGGAGCAGGCCTGCGGaaccccagctgctgcagaa